The following are from one region of the Coffea eugenioides isolate CCC68of chromosome 2, Ceug_1.0, whole genome shotgun sequence genome:
- the LOC113763042 gene encoding transcription repressor OFP13, which translates to MKLIPSIFKNKETAKNHHSLMQKWPSCNQPKTLSFRAGDDVFKTVNSVYFDPLDIGISETQDSWFTNSSESASFSTESEENSGEESLEMILRGVRSERLFFEPGGRSSMILEEEEEAAEVEKSCETFPPLKESVVLAMESEDPYLDFKKSMEEMVETNGLKDWESLEELLAWYLKMNGQTNHGFIVGAFVDLLIGLASSNSNKSCSDHDHDSSFLSASSSFSSPTSSPLSPVGRKEKKEIDNDDAGDQIVEELH; encoded by the coding sequence ATGAAGCTGATCCCTTCAATCTTCAAGAACAAAGAAACAGCAAAGAACCATCATTCCTTGATGCAGAAATGGCCCTCTTGCAACCAGCCCAAGACACTCTCTTTTCGAGCCGGGGATGACGTGTTCAAGACGGTTAACTCTGTCTACTTCGACCCTTTGGATATCGGGATATCTGAAACACAAGATTCTTGGTTTACAAACTCATCAGAGTCGGCCAGCTTCTCAACTGAATCCGAGGAAAACTCAGGGGAAGAGTCACTGGAGATGATACTTCGGGGAGTGAGGTCAGAAAGGTTGTTTTTTGAGCCTGGAGGAAGAAGTTCTATGATCttagaagaagaggaagaagcaGCAGAAGTTGAGAAAAGCTGCGAAACTTTTCCACCTCTGAAAGAGAGTGTTGTGCTAGCCATGGAATCGGAGGATCCTTATTTGGATTTCAAGAAGTCTATGGAGGAAATGGTGGAGACAAATGGATTAAAAGATTGGGAATCTTTGGAAGAGTTGCTTGCATGGTATCTAAAGATGAATGGGCAGACAAATCACGGATTTATTGTGGGGGCTTTTGTTGATTTACTCATTGGACTTGCGTCTTCCAATTCTAACAAGTCTTGTTCTGACCATGATCATGATTCTTCATTTTTgtctgcttcttcttctttctcttctccTACTTCTTCTCCTCTATCTCCTGTTGGTCGAAAGGAGAAGAAGGAGATTGATAATGATGATGCAGGAGACCAGATAGTGGAAGAACTGCATTAG